The Candidatus Paceibacterota bacterium genomic sequence CGTCGTTGTTTTCGATCCCGACGTGGGCGGTGAGACGACGAGCCGGCTTGCTGAGGCGGACCAGGATGTGCTTGGTGGAGTTAAAGGCGAGCCCGTTGGTATAGGTCTTCTCGCCAAGCGCAAAAGGGGTGCCGCGCCAGGAGCGCACTCGCGCCACCGTATCGGCGGCATCCTCATAAACCACCTTTAGGCAGGAGCCCGACCGCGTCTTGTCGCCGGCGGGGAAGGCGTTATCGGACCAGGTTTGGCAGGCGAGGAACTCTTCCGGCTTGGGCGTGACAGCTCCGGCAGTCCAGAGCCAGCCGCTCAGAGCCAGGCCAAGCGATGATTGGTAGAGGTAGCGCATAAAGCAATATTGTCAATCTGCCGCACCTTACAATCCCAAAGGTGGCAACGCCCGCAAGATGAGCGCTCCGCGGGTGAGTTCTTAACAGGTGGTGCCATCTGGCCGAGCGTGAACATCGCATTCGTATTGGTCGCTTCCCGCGCCGGTTGCGAGGGTGCGGGCGACATAGTTGGACCAGTCGCCTTTACTTGCCGGATTTGGTTTCGGAAGGAAGCGAGTGAAACAACCCCCATATGCTTCCAATCGTGAGTTGAACTTGACGGATGGGCTTTCCGCGGGCAATTAGTCAGATTATTGGTATGCGAAGTCCTTGCCGTCACCTCTTCCCAATTCCTCAACCTCAATCGGTTTTCGGCATGGTCCTGGTCGCAGGCCTTGTTGTTGGCTGCAAGACCGCGCCCAAGCCCGGCACTTTCGCATCCCGGCAGGGCGACGAGATCGTGGTAGCCGGCCAGTTCGTGCACACGGGCGCGCGGGTGGTAACATGGATGGATCCGGGCGGCTATGACGCTTACCGGGTGGAGCGCCGCTTCAGCGCGATGGACAAGGCCGATTGGAAGACGTCGCAGGAAGAGGTCAAGGACCTGGACATGCCGAACCGCTACAACTTGCGGCGGCATGGACTGTCGGACGAGGAAATTGAACGGGTGCGGGGAGGCGGGTGGGACTTGCCGCTCTTGCAGCGCGTGGTGGACCAGTTTGTGATTCACTATGATGTTTGCGGCACCAGCCGGCAGTGCTTCAAGATTCTGCACGACATGCGCGACTTGAGCGTGCATTTCATGCTCGATCTGGACGGCACGATTTACCAGACGCTCGATGTCAAAGAGCGCGCGTGGCATGCGGGCTCCGCCAACAGCCGTTCGGTCGGGATCGAGATAGCGAATATGGGTGCGTATCCCATCAATGGGCAGAATCCCTTTGAGCAATGGTATGCCAAGGCTGAGAATGGGCAAACCCGCATCACCATCCCCCAGCAATTTGGTGACGGGGGCATCCGCACCAAAGACTTTGTGGGCTATTCCGCGCGGCCCGAGCCGGTCACCGGCATGGTTCAGCATCGGGAGTTGATCCAATACGATTACACGCCCGAGCAATATGAGGCGCTGATCAAGCTGACTGCGGCGCTCTGCAAGGCGCTGCCGAACATTAAATGCGAGTATCCAAGGGATGCTGAAGGCAAGCTGATTCTCCAGAAGCTGCCGGAGGCCGAACTGGACGCCTACCAGGGCATCCTGGGCCACTATCACATTCAGACCAACAAGGTGGACCCTGGCCCGGCGTTCCAGTGGGATTATGTGATTGGGAACGCGCGGCGTATCGTCCACCGAGGTTTGTCCGGGGGCGCATACGAAACCAGCAAGGGGCATCTCCGGCCGAGGTTCTAATTCTTTACAGCGAAAAGCGGCGTCGAGCCGATGCTCGTGGCCGCGGAGTTGCCTTGATGTGGGCGCTGGCTGGATTATCCTGGGGAATGAGCAATACTGGTTTCGGTCTTCAGGTATTCAAGCTGCGGCGCATTTTGCATCATTCGGCGGCAGTAGGGTTTATCGCGACACTGGCGGGTGGTTTGGCAGCCGCAGAGGTGGAACCGTTGAATATTGGCAGCGCGCGGCAGGTGTTTCTGGATGGACGCTTTATGGCGGAAGCCAGGAACGTGACACTGGAGGTGCACTCACCGCGCAAGACGGGCGAGTGGACGATCAAACCGGAGCATCCTTGGGAGCGGGGCGGCGTGGGGCCCTATAGCAATGTTCTGCACGACGGCCAGACGTATCACTTCTGGTATCACGTGATGGATGACGTGCAGTGGGACCAGGGTCACACCAATGGCTGCATCTGTTACGCGCGGTCGCAGGACGGGATTCACTGGGAGAAGCCCGCGCTCGGGTTGATCGCCTACGGCGGCTCCCGGAGCAACAACATCGTGGTGGGGCACGGGGCTTCAGGGCTGACACTGGGGCAGGACGGCGGCATGGTGTTCCTGGACCCGACCGCGGAGTCGGCGGAGCGATTTCGGCTGGTGTGCCGGTTTGGCTCACTGGGCAGAGGATTGCACATCTTGTCTTCGTCGGATGGGATTCACTGGCGGGTGACGCACAAGAGCATCGTGAGCTACCGGGCGGACGACAATCGTCATCACCTGGACTCGCAGAACATCATGTTCTGGGACGACCGGATAAGGAAATACGTGGTTTATGGGCGAAGGAACATGTTCGAGGGGGGAGTGCAAGGGCGAGCGGTGGCGCGGGCGGAGTCGGAGCAACTGGGAGCTTTTAGCGGAGTTCAGGAGATGCCGGTAGTGATCGGCCCCGAACCGGGCGACCGGTGGGTGGACTATTATTCCAGCTCGGCGTTGAAATACCCCTGGGCGCAAGATGCTTATTACATGTTCCCACAGGCTTATTTTCATTATCTGGGGGGTGAGATACCCGAGTTTCCGAAGCAGACGCCGGCCAACGCGGGGCCACTGCACACACAGTTCGCCGCGAGCCGGGACGGGATAAAGTGGAACCGCTACGACCGGCGGCCATTTGTGCGGCTGGGAATGCGTGGGGAGTTCGATTGGGCGTCGGTGCGAATGATGCATGGACTGGTGCCGGACACGACCGGGCGGGAGATGTACCTGTATTACCGCGCGAGCGATTGGCTGCATGGCTGGGACCGCAACGCAAACAACAAACGCCTGCTCACGGAAGCCGGGCTGGGTGCGGACAGGAACATCGCGGTGGTCAGCCGCGTAGTGCTCCGGCGGGATGGATTTGTTTCCGCTTATGCGCCCTGGACGGGCGGAGAGTTTACGACGGAACCCTTGTTGTTCGAGGGCCGCAAACTGGTCTTGAACGTGGATACCTCCGCCGAGGGAACCCTCCGGGTAGCGCTGCTGGACGGGGAAGGGAAGGCAATCGAGGGGCTGGGATTGAAGGACTGCGATTTCATCCACACGGCGAACGAGATCAACCGCGTCGTGAAGTGGAAAGGCAACGCCGACGTGAGCCGGCTTGCCGGCAAAGCCATTCGGCTGCGCTTTGCGCTGAAGAACACCCACCTCTACGCCTTCCAGTTTGCCAGGGAATAGCCGCAAAGTGGCGGCCCTGGCTTTTTAGGTTGACTGCAATATTGGATTTTGTCATAAAGTCCATGTAATGCTTCCGCTTAAGTCGTCAGCTCCGGGCTGTATCCTCCCAGGGGTAGCTGCTATCACGCTTGGGCTGGTTCTGTGCAGTCCAGGGACTATCTGCGCGGGCGTTGCGCTTTCTCCTGCCGAACCGGTTCGAGCTGCGGCACTGCAGGTTCGAAGGTTGGAGCTTCTGTCCGGCGACAGGACCGGATTTGCAGCGCCAGTCTGGTCGCCAGATGGCCGGTGGCTGGCGCTTGGACGCGCGGGCATGGCGGGCATCGAGCTTCTGCGCCGTGACGGGAAGGAATGGAAGACGCTGACCCGGGACCCCGGCTCCGGCTACAAGTTTGCCTGGTCACTCGATGGCCGCGAGATCGCTTATCGGAGCATGCGCTCCGAAAGCAACGCAACTTCGTATGTCATCAAGTCCGTGGAGATAGCTGGAGGACGAATCGTCGAACTGAGCAAGCCGGCCAACGAGGTCTCGCCCCCTGTATGGGTAGGGTCGAACGGGACCCAGCGCGTTTCCTTCATGGCTGGCACCAATCGCGTGGATACGCCGTGGGAAACCGTGCAGAGCAAGCAGGGTCCATCCCGGACCGCCAACCCTGGCGCGATTCTCTACACCGACCGAGGCCAAGTCTGGAGCAGCGGCCCGGCCCGTGGCGCCCGAAGGCCGCTCACCGACGCGGGCGGCATGGAGGCGGTTTGGTCGCCGGATCGAAGCAAGGTCGTTTACTCGCAAATGGGGACACTGATTGTCATGGAACCGGACGGCTCGAAGAAACGAGTCCTGGCGCGCGGCCACCATCCTTCATGGTCGCCTGACGGCACGATGCTGGTTTATGATGTCAGCCAGGACGACGGCCACCGGATTCTGAGTTCGGACCTTTATGTCATCAACGCTGACGGCACCGAGGCGACCCGTTTAACCAACACCCCTGGGATGCTGGAGTGCGAGCCGGCCTGGTCTCCCGACGGCAAGTGCATTGCCTGCCGCGCGGAGGATTCGGGTCAGGTTTATTTGCTTTGGCTGGAATAAAACCTGCAAACCCTGGCGACACCACAACACAAGAAGCAACCAAAACGTATGAGAACCAACCGCTTAAACCTAATGATCCTGGCATTGACCCTGACCTGTGCGACATCGCTGACGGCGCTCGAACTGAGCGGCCGCAAGGTAGTCATTGACCCCGGGCACGGCGGCGGCGACCCCGGCGCGCTGGGCTACAACGGGGCCACTTACCCGGATGAAGCCGACTTCAACCTGGCGGTAAGCTTAAAGGTGCGCGACTCGTTGCAGGCCGCGGGTTGCAGCGTGGTGATGACCCGCTCGACCGATGTGAATGTGGATCTCTACGCTCGCCGCGATATCGTCAACGCGAATAACCCCAACGCCTCGCTGTGCATCCACTGCAATTCGTTCTCGGATCCTGCCGCGCATGGCACGGAGACGTTTTGGTGTTCGTCCAACTGCAACGGCGATTCCGGCGCGGACCAGGATTTGGCCACGAAGGTGCAGAATCGGCTGATCCAGTTTCTGGGCCTGACCAGCCGCGGTGTGAAACAATACAACTTTGTCATGTGCTCGCCGACGCCGCCTTCGTGCCTGGCGGAGATGTTATTTGTGTCGAACGAGGCGGAGTTCAACCTGATCAACAGCACCGCCGGCCAGAACAGCGCGGCGGCGGCGTTTTTCTATGCGGTGTGCGACCGGGTCGGGGTTGTTGATCCTTCAACACCCAGCGGACTTTCGGCGACCGCGGTTTCGGCCAGCCAGATTAACCTGTCCTGGACTGATAATTCCGGCCTGGAGGACAGCTACAAGGTGGAGCGAGCCACCGCCAGCGGCGGGCCCTGGACGGAAATCGCCACCACGGCTGCCAACGCCACGACCTACGCCAGCACCGGGCTGAGCGGCGGCACCACCTATTACTACCGCGTCCGCGCCTACGACGGCCAGCTCGGCAACTCGGCCTATTCCGGCACGGCCAGCGCCACCACCGAAGTCAGCGGTGCGCCCTCCATCACCAGCCAGCCTGCCGGCAAGACCGTTGATCCCGGTGCCACCGTCACTTTCACGGTTGTCGCCACCGGCAACCCGACGCTGACCTACCAGTGGCGCAAGGACGCCGTCAATATCTCCGATGGCGAGAAATACTCAGGCGCGACCAGCGCCACGCTCACGATTGCGAATGTCCAGCAGACCGAAGTAGGCAATTACTCCGTAGTCGTCGCCAATGGTGTCGGCTCGGCCACCAGTTCCGGCGCCGCGCTGGCGGTCAATGCCGTGATCGCGTTCTACGATGATTTCGAGTATGATGCCATCAACTGGACCAACTTCGTCAGCCCAGCTACGGAACTGACTGTATCGACAGCGCAATCCGTAAGCCCGACCCGCAGCGCCTATGTGAATAGTTCCTGGGATCGCATGTACCGGAACCTGGGAGTCAGTGTAAATGGACGCCTACGGATTACGGCTTGGATCTATGACAGCACCCAACCCCGGTCTTTTGTGGATGTGCGTGGCTATACCGGAGGCGGCTACAACCAGGGCTCGCTCGTTCAACTGTTCTGCGCCGGCAAGTACAATACCGTAACGATGCCCGGGGAGGACAGTACCGTGAGCTACATCAACAGCCACTATCAAGGGAGAGTGGTGTCTGGCTCCAGCACCGGCTGGTTCAACCTGAATAATGCGGGCGCGCCGGGCCGCTCGACGGGCTGGCACAAGTTTGTCATCGAGCGCCGGGCGGATGGCACGACGGTGGATTTCTACGTGGACGACATCCTGAGCCGCACCGTCACCGGGACAACGCTCTCCAGCCTGGATTCGGCGGCGATTGGCTCGGTGGGGTCTGGCGGAACCGAGGTGCTCGGAGACTCGTGGATTGATAATGTGAAGGTCGAGTATTTTGACCTGCCGGTGATTACGACGCAGCCGGCAAATCAGACGGTTGCCGCTGGCGGCACCGCCACCTTCTTCGTTGAGACGGCCAATACCGTCACCGCCTACCAGTGGCAGAAGAACGGCACCAATATTGCCGGCGCTACCACATCGGCGCTGACGCTCAATAATGTTCAGGATAGCGACGTTGGCAGTTACGGCGTGACGGTGAGCAACGGGGCCGGGCCGGTTGTCAGCAGCACGGCCACCTTGTCCGTCTCACCAGCGATCGTGGTGCAGCCGCTGAACCAGACGAACAGCGCCGGCACCACCGCCAGCTTCACGGTGACCGCCGCCGGCCAGCTCCCGCTCACTTACCGGTGGCAGAAGAACGGCGCGGACCTGGCTGATGGCGACAACGTTTCCGGCGCCACGACTCCGGAACTCACGTTGAATGCCGTGAGCCAGGACGATGCCGGCACCTATACCGTGGCGGTGAGCAACGCGGTTGGCGGCGTGCTCAGCGCGCCGGCGTTACTGATCGTGGCAGACCCGCCGGGCATCGTGACCGCGCCCGTCGGCCAGGCGGTAGCGGCTGGGAGCACGGTGTCGTTCTCCGTGGTGGCCAACGGCACGCCGCCCTTGAGCTACCAGTGGCGCTTCAACGAGGTCGCCATCGCCGGCGCGACCGACAGCAGCTATTCCCGCGCTGACGTCCAGAGCGCGGACGCCGGGAACTATTCGGTCGAGGTCGGCAACGCCGCGGGTTCGGCTATCAGCCCCGATGCCGTTCTGGCGGTCAACACCCCGCCCGTCCTGTCTTCCATCAGCGACATTACGGTCCACGCGGGCGCAACGGCCACGGTTACGGCCTCGGCGTCCGACATTGATGCCGGCCAAGCCCTGGCCTACAGCCTGGGGACCGGCGCGCCGGCTGCGGCCGCTATCGGTGCCACTAGCGGCGTCTTTACTTGGCCGACCGGCAGCGACGACACCGGTGCCAGCCAGTCATTTACCGTCAATGTCGCCGACGATGGCACCCCGAGCCTGGGCGACTCCACCACGTTCACCGTCACGGTCGCGGCACCCCCGAGCATTGTTGGGATTGAGCTCGCGGGCACAAATGTCGTGCTGACCTGGACGGCGATTGAAGGCCACACGTATCGCGTCGAGTATAAGGACAATGTGGATGGCTTGAACTGGAGCATCCTGCTTCCAAACGTGACCGCTGACGCTTCGACTGCCTCGAAGGAGGATTCGTTTGAAGCCCCGCAGCGGTTTTATCGGATCCTGAGTCTGGATTAGCCGGCGCCTGGAAGCGCGAGGCCGTCGAGACCGGCCATACGACTGCCCCTGCGGAGGAATTCGCGGGCACGTGTTGATCTGCCCTCCCCATTAAGTGGGGAAAGGGTGGCGTCGGCCGGGCAATGGGCGCCGGCCGATCACCTCCACATACGGGTACTACAGCTGTTCATCCGTCATAAGTGCATCAACCGCAGGCAGTTCCAAAGGCCTTGTGCCTGGACTTAGGACTGGTGCCCCGGGTGAGCGGCACCATGGCCTGGCCGGTGCGGTCCCCGTGCTACAACGGCTATATCCCAGTGTGTATCCCATGGGGAGCGCTCCCCATGGGATACACACTGGGATAGCACCGCCCCGACGTCGTATTCTCACCCCTAAGAGGTTGCATTCCCTTCCGTTCCTCACGGAACCTGGCCGGGCTCCTATCCCATCGCAAACAGTGAGAAACCACTTCCACTAACCTGGCGGGGTCTTGCCAGCAGATTTGAGGTCAGCCCCAGCCGGGGCCGGCAGAAGCAGCCCTCCCTCGCGGAGGCCAGGCGGGATGTCGCCTATTGCTTGGCGTTACGCTTCTTCCTGGGCTTGGTCGCGTTCCCATAGCCTTTGGCGATGTCGGCGCGGCACCGTTTCTCCGTTAGCTCCGGGTCTTCGCCTATTTCCTTTACCATTGCCGTGTGCAACTTTTCCATCAGGGCTTTCTGTTCCGGCTGTCCAGCGAGGTTGTGCAACTCGCCTGGGTCGGCCTGCAAGTCGTAGAGTTCACGCTGGGCGGGGTGTTCTGCGTCGGGCGCGGTGTGATAGACGTATTTGTAAGGGCCCGATCGGATCATGGCGAAGCCCGAGGCGATGTGGTGCGCGTAATACTCGCTCACCGCGCGGTCTTTCCAGGGGGCGTCAGGGCGGTCCAGCCAGGGGATCAGGGAATCCCCGTTCCAGTCCGGCGGGGTTTTGGTTCCGCCCAGGTCCGCGATGGTCTGCACCAGGTCCGCCAGCGAGCAAGCCCCGGCACGCCGCTGGCCGCCCGGCCAGCGTGCCGGGTACGACACAATCAACGGCACGCGGGCCGCGTGGTCATACAGCGCATTCTTCCACCATAGTCCATGCTCGCCCATATTCTCGCCGTGGTCGCTGGTGTAGATGACCACCGTATTGCTGGCCGCCACGCTCGCCGCCAGCGCAGCCAGCACCTTGCCGGCTTCCGCGTCCATCCACTCGGTCAACCCGTAATAAAGTTCGCGTCCTTTCTTGACCAGGTCCGGAGGCACGCTGTCGTAATGAAAGCCGACCCGCAGATGCTGGTAGTTCAGCGGCAGCGAATCGAGGTAACCCTCGGGAACGACCGGCATGGGTACTTTGTCCTTGTAGTGCGCCCAATATGATTCCGGCACGATCAGCGGGAAATGCGGCGTGAGGTAGCCCGCCAGCAGAAAGAACGGCTTGTCAGCCGGCTTGCGATTCTTGAGAAACTCCAGCACTCCAGCCGTTACTGCCCGGTCGTGGTTCATCGGTCCGGAGCTTTCTCCGGGGTAAAAGTCCATGAAACGGTCGGAGTAACCCTGCGTCCGTTGAAGTTTCCCGGCCGGTCGCCGATTGCCCACTCCGGTCATTCGGGACCGGTTCATATTGCCGCCGATCTCTGTGAAGCCGTAGCGGCAAGCCGCGTCGTAATGCATCTTGCCGCAGAGGAACGATTCGTAACCGGCGGCATTCATCACGCGCGGCAGCGAGGGGGAATCCGCCGGCAACCGGCAGTTGTTATTCCAGGCGCCGACGCGCGAGATGTACTTGCCCGCGGTGAAGGAGAGCCGCGAAGGCACGCACAACGGCGAATTGCAGTAGCAGTTCTCGAACACCACCCCCCGCGCGGCCAGGTTGTCAAGGGTCGGTGTCCGAATTATCCTGTTGCCGCAGCATCCGAGCACACCGGCGTTGTGCTCGTCGCTCATAATGAGCAGGATGTTTGGTTTGCTCGGAGGCACGTTCGTAGTGGCGTTGACCGGTGGTGCAATTGCCGGGGCCAAGCCGGCGGCGACGGTCAGCAGAGTTGGGAACAATTTGCTTCTGCGAATCGGAGTGCTCTTGAGGCTGCCAGCCCGGCTATGATCTTGCGTGGACCCGGTTCTGTTCATTGGTGCGGAAATGTGCCAGCGAGAGTCGGACAAGGCAATCGCGGGTTGCAGCTGAGCCGGGTAAAGCGGTTGTTTAGAATTGAAGATCAGGCAGATCCTGCTATCATCGGATCTTGATGAGCCGCAACGTTTCAGGCTGCGGGGCAATCCGCCTGTTGCCTCGCCTCTCCGCGCTGGCGGTTGGTCTGATGTCCGCCTTCCTGTGGCCGGCGGCATCGGCGGCGGAGTTTCGCGGACTCTGGGTGGATAGCTGGAGTTCAGGGCTGTATACTGCGGCGCAGATCTCGCAATTGGTGAGCGACGCCCGCGCAGGCCATTTCAATGCATTGGTGGTTGAAGTGAGGCGGCGGGGGGATGCGTTCTACAACTCCAATTACGAGCCCAAGAATGCGGGCGTGGCGGAGGATTTCGATCCGCTGGCCGATTTGATCGCCAAGGCACACGATACGAGCGCCGGACAGCGGCTGGAAGTTCACTGTTGGATCGTGGCCTATCCCATTTGGCCAGTGGCCGAGTTTCCACCGCCGCAAACCAACCACCCGCTTAACCTTCACCCGGAATGGCGGAACAGGACGAGCACCGGCGCGTTTACCGATGGAGGAACTTACTACTTTGACCCAGGGCATCCGGAGGTGCAGCAGCACACCTTCAATGTGGCGATGGACATAATCTCACGCTACGACGTGGATGGATTAAACTGGGATTACATCCGGTATCCGGGGACCAGTTGGGGCTACAGCGCTATCGCGGTGGCGCGCTTCAACTCCAAATTCAACCGCACGGGTCAGCCGTCCACCAGCGACCCGGATTGGAGAGCGTTTCGCCGCGACCAGGTCACGGCGCTGGTGCGCAAGGTTTACCTGTCGGCGATAGCCATCAAGCCGAATGTGGTGCTATCCGCCGATGTCTTCACCGGCTCGCCAGGCATCACCAGTGCGGCGGACTTTCCAACCACGAGCGCCTACAGCAGCGTGATGCAGGATTGGCTGGCGTGGATGCAGGAAGGGATCCTGGACCTGAACATCCCCATGACCTACTTCGATCAGTCCACCTCAGGGCTGGCCTATTCCAGGTGGAACAACTTCATCAAGAATCACCGTTACAATCGGCAGGCTGTGGTTGGCCCCAGCATCAACAGCAACACAATTTCCAACAGCGTGGTTCAGATACGCCTGACGCGCGAAGCAACACCCGAGGGCAACCGCGGGGATGGAGTCTGCTGTTATAGTTACGCCAGCAGCAACAATGAAGGCCTGCCGGTTTCGTCGTTCCTGAGCGCTCTGACGCAGCCAACAGGCCATGATCCGATATCGCCGCCAGTCTTCAGCGCACTGGATGTTCCGCCGGACAGGCCGTGGAAGAGCTCCCCGACCCGGGGATACCTGAAAGGCTTCGTTTACGACGATCTCGCCAATGGACTGGATGGGGCGGCGATTGCGCTGAGTGGCCCGGGGACGAACGAGCTGGCAAGTGATGCCACAGGCTTTTATGGGGCCGTGGATTTAGCGCCGGGCCTTTACACGGTGAGCGCGTCTTTCCCGGGGTATGCAATGGCGACGCAGACGGTGTCGGTCACGGCCG encodes the following:
- a CDS encoding sulfatase-like hydrolase/transferase; the encoded protein is MFPTLLTVAAGLAPAIAPPVNATTNVPPSKPNILLIMSDEHNAGVLGCCGNRIIRTPTLDNLAARGVVFENCYCNSPLCVPSRLSFTAGKYISRVGAWNNNCRLPADSPSLPRVMNAAGYESFLCGKMHYDAACRYGFTEIGGNMNRSRMTGVGNRRPAGKLQRTQGYSDRFMDFYPGESSGPMNHDRAVTAGVLEFLKNRKPADKPFFLLAGYLTPHFPLIVPESYWAHYKDKVPMPVVPEGYLDSLPLNYQHLRVGFHYDSVPPDLVKKGRELYYGLTEWMDAEAGKVLAALAASVAASNTVVIYTSDHGENMGEHGLWWKNALYDHAARVPLIVSYPARWPGGQRRAGACSLADLVQTIADLGGTKTPPDWNGDSLIPWLDRPDAPWKDRAVSEYYAHHIASGFAMIRSGPYKYVYHTAPDAEHPAQRELYDLQADPGELHNLAGQPEQKALMEKLHTAMVKEIGEDPELTEKRCRADIAKGYGNATKPRKKRNAKQ
- a CDS encoding N-acetylmuramoyl-L-alanine amidase — translated: MRTNRLNLMILALTLTCATSLTALELSGRKVVIDPGHGGGDPGALGYNGATYPDEADFNLAVSLKVRDSLQAAGCSVVMTRSTDVNVDLYARRDIVNANNPNASLCIHCNSFSDPAAHGTETFWCSSNCNGDSGADQDLATKVQNRLIQFLGLTSRGVKQYNFVMCSPTPPSCLAEMLFVSNEAEFNLINSTAGQNSAAAAFFYAVCDRVGVVDPSTPSGLSATAVSASQINLSWTDNSGLEDSYKVERATASGGPWTEIATTAANATTYASTGLSGGTTYYYRVRAYDGQLGNSAYSGTASATTEVSGAPSITSQPAGKTVDPGATVTFTVVATGNPTLTYQWRKDAVNISDGEKYSGATSATLTIANVQQTEVGNYSVVVANGVGSATSSGAALAVNAVIAFYDDFEYDAINWTNFVSPATELTVSTAQSVSPTRSAYVNSSWDRMYRNLGVSVNGRLRITAWIYDSTQPRSFVDVRGYTGGGYNQGSLVQLFCAGKYNTVTMPGEDSTVSYINSHYQGRVVSGSSTGWFNLNNAGAPGRSTGWHKFVIERRADGTTVDFYVDDILSRTVTGTTLSSLDSAAIGSVGSGGTEVLGDSWIDNVKVEYFDLPVITTQPANQTVAAGGTATFFVETANTVTAYQWQKNGTNIAGATTSALTLNNVQDSDVGSYGVTVSNGAGPVVSSTATLSVSPAIVVQPLNQTNSAGTTASFTVTAAGQLPLTYRWQKNGADLADGDNVSGATTPELTLNAVSQDDAGTYTVAVSNAVGGVLSAPALLIVADPPGIVTAPVGQAVAAGSTVSFSVVANGTPPLSYQWRFNEVAIAGATDSSYSRADVQSADAGNYSVEVGNAAGSAISPDAVLAVNTPPVLSSISDITVHAGATATVTASASDIDAGQALAYSLGTGAPAAAAIGATSGVFTWPTGSDDTGASQSFTVNVADDGTPSLGDSTTFTVTVAAPPSIVGIELAGTNVVLTWTAIEGHTYRVEYKDNVDGLNWSILLPNVTADASTASKEDSFEAPQRFYRILSLD
- a CDS encoding peptidoglycan recognition family protein, with the protein product MVLVAGLVVGCKTAPKPGTFASRQGDEIVVAGQFVHTGARVVTWMDPGGYDAYRVERRFSAMDKADWKTSQEEVKDLDMPNRYNLRRHGLSDEEIERVRGGGWDLPLLQRVVDQFVIHYDVCGTSRQCFKILHDMRDLSVHFMLDLDGTIYQTLDVKERAWHAGSANSRSVGIEIANMGAYPINGQNPFEQWYAKAENGQTRITIPQQFGDGGIRTKDFVGYSARPEPVTGMVQHRELIQYDYTPEQYEALIKLTAALCKALPNIKCEYPRDAEGKLILQKLPEAELDAYQGILGHYHIQTNKVDPGPAFQWDYVIGNARRIVHRGLSGGAYETSKGHLRPRF